One Candidatus Ornithobacterium hominis genomic region harbors:
- a CDS encoding phosphoenolpyruvate carboxylase produces the protein MRKQQRQDVFRQIVANKYLIYNSLFTALPYEKMSNIGMLIPFLYKESKEGYAQGKEPRQIIEEFFRDHTESMDEDEQIDLMFRIIQYIERQVVLFDSIEDVAFRSLHDKADFGTVHHLYQVAKENNKLDEVREKLKNFAVRVVFTAHPTQFYSNEVQRIMHEMRDAIRKDSVSRIDLLLQQLGLTPFITHKKPTPYDEALSIIYYLRHIYYDSLGSLFTEVKLLFGEDIASENSDMIQLGFWPGGDRDGNPFVKADTTWRVAQELNISILKCYYNHLKELRKKLTFRKVNDLVKEISQKLYKCIFQGETSVKQEELLNQLKEIRKILIKDYNSLYLNDLDELIDRVNLFGTHFASLDIRQDSSKHDLMIRAIFQKEFKVDYDSLEDEDKIKFLTEKSLNIQAEDYEDEIIKDTINNIKQLKEIQAINGEKGVHRYIISNSESVFDILNVYAFFKYCGYKDEDIKFDIIPLFETIKGFSNSENVMNLLYNQKNYAAHLKRRNGKQTIMLGFSDGTKDGGYVRANWGIYETKEALSRVAKANGVKVVFFDGRGGPPARGGGKTHQFYESQGQDIANYEIQLTIQGQTITSVYGTKEQSYYNFEQLLTAGVNNEVFKNDKINLNENEREILNNLAQKSYQKYVELKENEKFVPYLEKMSTLKYYGKTNIGSRPSKRGSGNKLIFSDLRAIPFVGSWSLLKQNVPGYYGFGTAIQFYKENGKIEELKKLFKQSSFFKTLVENSMMSMMKTYFPLTQYMKDDIEFGEFWELLYNEFELTKQMILEVSGYKTLMEDEPVSKASVDMREKIVLPLLTIQQYALQKIQENNDKKEVYENMVMRCLFGNINASRNSA, from the coding sequence ATGAGAAAACAACAACGGCAGGATGTTTTCCGCCAAATCGTTGCCAATAAATATTTGATTTACAACAGTCTTTTCACAGCTCTTCCTTATGAGAAAATGAGCAATATTGGGATGTTGATTCCCTTTCTGTACAAGGAAAGCAAGGAGGGTTATGCGCAAGGGAAAGAACCTAGACAAATTATAGAAGAATTCTTTAGAGATCATACGGAATCAATGGATGAGGATGAGCAAATTGACTTAATGTTTAGAATTATTCAATACATTGAGCGTCAAGTCGTCTTGTTTGATAGTATAGAAGATGTCGCTTTTCGTTCCTTGCATGATAAGGCAGATTTCGGGACTGTGCACCATCTATATCAGGTAGCAAAGGAAAATAATAAGCTAGATGAAGTGAGAGAAAAACTGAAGAACTTTGCTGTGCGAGTCGTTTTCACAGCCCATCCTACGCAATTTTATTCCAATGAAGTTCAAAGAATTATGCACGAAATGCGTGATGCTATCAGAAAAGATAGCGTGAGCAGGATTGATTTGTTGCTACAGCAATTAGGTTTGACGCCATTTATAACGCACAAAAAACCAACACCTTATGATGAAGCGCTGAGCATTATCTATTACCTACGCCATATTTATTATGATAGCTTGGGTAGCTTGTTTACAGAAGTTAAATTATTATTTGGAGAAGACATAGCTTCTGAGAATTCAGATATGATTCAATTGGGCTTTTGGCCAGGCGGAGACCGTGACGGGAATCCTTTTGTGAAAGCGGATACAACTTGGCGAGTCGCACAGGAATTAAATATTTCTATCCTGAAGTGTTATTATAATCATTTGAAAGAATTGAGAAAGAAATTAACATTTAGAAAAGTAAATGATTTAGTGAAAGAAATCAGCCAAAAGCTATACAAATGCATCTTCCAAGGCGAGACGAGTGTAAAACAAGAAGAATTACTCAATCAACTTAAAGAAATTAGAAAAATCTTGATAAAAGATTATAACTCTCTTTATTTAAATGATTTAGATGAATTGATAGATCGGGTTAACTTATTCGGAACCCACTTTGCTAGTTTAGACATTCGCCAAGATAGCAGCAAACATGATTTAATGATAAGAGCTATTTTCCAGAAAGAATTTAAAGTAGACTATGATAGCTTGGAAGATGAAGATAAAATTAAATTTCTCACAGAAAAATCACTCAATATTCAAGCAGAAGATTATGAAGATGAAATCATTAAGGATACGATAAACAATATCAAACAACTGAAAGAAATACAAGCCATCAATGGCGAAAAAGGCGTTCACCGCTACATTATTTCCAATAGTGAAAGCGTTTTTGATATACTCAATGTATATGCGTTTTTCAAATATTGTGGCTATAAAGATGAGGATATAAAATTTGACATCATTCCTTTGTTTGAAACCATTAAAGGTTTTTCTAATTCAGAAAACGTGATGAATCTTCTGTACAATCAAAAAAATTACGCCGCACATCTGAAGCGAAGAAATGGAAAACAAACCATCATGCTAGGCTTCTCAGATGGAACCAAAGATGGTGGCTACGTGCGTGCCAATTGGGGAATTTATGAAACGAAAGAAGCACTGAGTCGCGTGGCTAAAGCCAATGGAGTAAAAGTGGTATTTTTTGACGGTAGAGGAGGGCCACCAGCGCGCGGTGGTGGTAAAACGCATCAATTTTATGAATCTCAGGGGCAAGATATTGCTAATTACGAAATTCAATTGACGATACAAGGGCAGACGATAACTTCCGTTTATGGAACCAAGGAGCAATCTTATTATAATTTTGAGCAATTACTAACGGCGGGAGTAAATAATGAAGTCTTCAAAAATGATAAAATCAATCTGAATGAGAACGAAAGAGAAATTTTAAATAATTTAGCCCAGAAGAGTTATCAGAAATACGTTGAATTAAAAGAGAATGAAAAATTTGTACCATATCTAGAAAAAATGAGTACACTCAAATACTACGGGAAAACCAATATCGGAAGTCGCCCCAGCAAAAGAGGGAGTGGTAATAAATTGATATTTAGTGACTTGAGAGCCATACCCTTCGTGGGCTCGTGGAGTTTGCTCAAACAAAATGTACCAGGATATTACGGCTTTGGTACAGCCATTCAATTTTACAAAGAAAATGGGAAAATAGAAGAGTTAAAAAAATTATTTAAACAATCTAGCTTTTTCAAGACTTTGGTAGAAAATAGTATGATGTCGATGATGAAAACCTATTTTCCACTAACTCAATATATGAAAGATGATATAGAATTTGGTGAATTTTGGGAGCTTTTGTATAACGAATTTGAGTTGACAAAGCAAATGATACTCGAGGTCTCAGGCTACAAAACGCTGATGGAAGATGAGCCCGTAAGCAAAGCTTCTGTAGATATGAGAGAAAAAATTGTCTTACCACTGTTGACAATTCAACAATACGCCCTGCAAAAAATTCAAGAAAATAATGATAAAAAAGAAGTATATGAGAATATGGTAATGCGATGTCTCTTCGGGAACATCAATGCGAGCAGAAACTCGGCTTAA
- a CDS encoding YceI family protein — MRNLSYKGILLVAGLFFAFGFMKAQIYNVVDSDLEITGTSTLHDWEMNSDYSEGYLKGVVQNSNLKSIQEMRVQMKVTNLKSGKDAMDKVAYDAMKNDRFKNVDFELISATKKNENWVLHGYFTFAGARKEVKLNVAGNVIGKTITLIGSYTFKLTDFGIEPPTAMFGTIKTGDDVSLNFNIKFK, encoded by the coding sequence ATGAGAAATTTAAGTTACAAAGGAATTCTTTTGGTTGCAGGATTATTCTTTGCCTTCGGCTTTATGAAAGCTCAAATTTATAATGTTGTGGATTCTGATTTGGAAATCACGGGAACTTCAACTTTGCATGATTGGGAAATGAATTCTGATTATAGTGAAGGTTACCTGAAGGGGGTCGTGCAAAATTCAAATTTGAAGTCAATTCAAGAAATGAGAGTTCAGATGAAGGTGACTAACCTGAAGAGTGGTAAAGATGCAATGGATAAGGTGGCGTATGATGCGATGAAAAATGACCGATTTAAAAATGTGGATTTTGAGCTTATTTCTGCTACTAAAAAAAATGAAAATTGGGTATTGCATGGCTATTTTACTTTTGCTGGAGCCCGAAAGGAGGTAAAGCTCAATGTTGCAGGAAATGTGATTGGTAAAACGATTACACTGATTGGCAGCTACACGTTTAAATTAACTGATTTTGGCATAGAACCGCCTACAGCTATGTTTGGAACAATAAAGACGGGAGACGATGTTTCACTGAATTTTAACATCAAGTTTAAGTAA
- a CDS encoding polyprenyl synthetase family protein produces MEALKKYQEIFHEQFDALRFDQKKPSELYGPIDYLLQLGGKRLRPLVSLMACDIFGGTIQKAVKPSIAIELFHNFTLMHDDIMDSAPLRRGRTTVHEKYDVNTAILSGDALLIQSYQFFEDLEPHLFKEVISLFSATAAKLCEGQQYDMNFMQQSEVDLDEYLDMIKKKTGVLTAAAFKIGAIIAQASPEDADRIYQFGENLGIAFQLKDDLLDVFGEKSAVGKKQAGDIFENKKTILFIKALEKGNEQQIKELKYWYSITAENIDKIYAVERIFKQLKVDLLVSEMIDEYTQKAQNFIEQIEGHKISKDILYEFSDRLISRRY; encoded by the coding sequence ATGGAAGCATTAAAAAAATACCAAGAAATTTTTCATGAGCAATTTGACGCGCTCCGATTTGACCAAAAGAAACCCTCTGAATTATACGGACCCATTGATTACCTTCTCCAGCTTGGGGGCAAGCGACTTCGCCCACTTGTTTCTCTAATGGCGTGCGACATTTTTGGCGGGACTATTCAAAAAGCCGTCAAACCCAGTATTGCCATTGAGCTTTTTCACAATTTCACACTAATGCATGATGACATCATGGATTCCGCCCCACTAAGGCGCGGGAGAACCACCGTTCATGAAAAATATGATGTAAACACAGCCATCTTGTCTGGTGATGCTTTATTGATTCAGTCTTATCAGTTTTTTGAGGATCTTGAGCCTCACTTGTTCAAAGAAGTCATTTCTCTATTCTCGGCTACTGCTGCAAAATTATGCGAAGGGCAACAATATGATATGAACTTTATGCAACAGAGTGAAGTGGATTTGGATGAATACTTGGATATGATAAAGAAAAAAACTGGGGTATTGACGGCAGCAGCGTTCAAAATTGGTGCCATTATAGCCCAAGCTTCGCCAGAGGACGCCGATCGCATTTATCAGTTCGGGGAAAACCTAGGCATTGCTTTTCAGCTCAAAGACGATTTACTAGATGTTTTTGGCGAAAAATCAGCTGTAGGCAAAAAACAAGCTGGCGATATTTTTGAAAACAAAAAAACTATTCTTTTCATTAAGGCTTTAGAAAAAGGAAACGAACAACAAATAAAAGAATTGAAATACTGGTATAGCATTACTGCTGAGAATATTGATAAAATCTATGCTGTAGAACGAATCTTCAAGCAATTAAAAGTTGATCTACTCGTGAGCGAAATGATAGATGAATATACACAAAAAGCTCAAAATTTCATCGAACAGATAGAGGGGCATAAAATATCCAAAGATATTCTGTACGAATTTAGTGACCGATTGATTTCCAGACGATATTAA
- a CDS encoding GSCFA domain-containing protein: MQLFTEVSCKTPPFQLSHRDKILLMGSCFSIEVGEKLQKSKFPVLVNPFGTLFHPWAVETALSRIYTLQFYTENEIFHYQDLYFSWDHSTLFSRPKLTETLTNINEKLEIAHEHTQQSHVFVFTLGTAWVYELKKAKITVGNCHKVPSSQFHKFLMSPAEIFKALKNCVEICLDLNPEAKIIFTISPVRHWRDGAHDNQLSKSSLFLGLEKVLEDYPQAVYYFPSYEIILDELRDYRYFKSDLLHPNETAINFVWEKFSHLFFSSETLNLNQKVETLNQAMAHRPRNPNTLAHRKFLYDTLKKAEKLSINFPTGSFDEEIKILKEKIHHVY, translated from the coding sequence ATGCAACTTTTCACCGAAGTTTCATGTAAAACTCCTCCTTTTCAGCTTTCTCATCGCGACAAGATTTTACTCATGGGGAGTTGCTTCAGCATCGAAGTTGGCGAAAAATTGCAGAAAAGTAAATTCCCAGTTTTAGTCAATCCTTTTGGTACACTTTTTCATCCTTGGGCAGTAGAAACAGCTCTATCTCGCATCTACACACTCCAATTTTACACGGAAAATGAAATTTTTCATTACCAAGATTTATACTTTAGCTGGGATCACAGTACGCTGTTTTCTAGACCTAAACTAACGGAGACGCTTACCAATATCAATGAAAAATTAGAAATCGCTCATGAGCATACTCAGCAGAGCCATGTTTTTGTGTTTACCCTTGGTACAGCTTGGGTTTATGAATTGAAAAAAGCAAAAATAACAGTGGGGAATTGCCATAAAGTGCCTTCCTCTCAATTTCATAAATTCTTGATGAGTCCCGCAGAAATTTTTAAAGCCTTAAAAAATTGTGTGGAAATTTGCCTTGACCTCAACCCCGAGGCTAAAATTATTTTTACCATTAGCCCTGTTCGGCATTGGAGAGATGGCGCTCATGACAACCAATTGAGTAAGTCATCATTATTTTTAGGCTTAGAAAAAGTTTTAGAAGATTATCCTCAAGCTGTTTATTACTTCCCTTCCTATGAAATTATTTTGGACGAATTGCGAGACTACAGGTACTTCAAATCTGATTTACTGCATCCCAATGAGACGGCAATTAATTTCGTTTGGGAAAAATTTAGCCATTTATTCTTTTCTTCTGAAACTTTGAATCTGAACCAAAAAGTAGAAACTCTAAACCAAGCAATGGCGCACCGCCCTCGTAACCCCAATACACTGGCACATCGTAAGTTTTTATACGACACGCTAAAGAAAGCCGAAAAACTCAGCATCAATTTCCCTACAGGAAGCTTTGATGAAGAAATTAAAATTCTAAAAGAAAAAATACACCATGTATATTGA
- a CDS encoding TatD family hydrolase, with product MYIDTHTHLYSSAFDEDREQIIEKAQKAGVQKFFLPAIDSTTHEAMLNLEKKYPHTVFAMMGLHPVDVKFDTYKKELSIVENYIQQRDFIAIGEIGIDLYWDSSTLEIQQEAFSQQIDWALEKNWPIVIHCRDAFDEVFEVLDHKNQKINGVFHCFTGTENQALHAIDLGLKLGIGGVATFKNGKIDQFLNQIDIQNIVLETDSPYLAPAPVRGKRNDSSFLPYIAEKLAEIYGISLAEIGRITTQNALEAFQIQR from the coding sequence ATGTATATTGATACACATACGCATCTCTACTCTTCTGCCTTTGATGAAGATCGAGAGCAAATCATAGAAAAAGCGCAAAAAGCTGGAGTCCAAAAGTTTTTTTTGCCCGCGATTGACTCCACTACGCACGAGGCGATGCTCAATTTAGAAAAAAAATATCCTCATACTGTTTTTGCCATGATGGGGCTTCACCCCGTTGATGTGAAATTTGATACTTACAAAAAAGAACTCAGTATCGTAGAGAATTACATTCAGCAAAGGGATTTCATTGCCATCGGCGAAATCGGGATTGATTTGTATTGGGATTCTTCTACTTTAGAAATTCAACAGGAAGCTTTTTCGCAACAAATTGATTGGGCGCTAGAAAAAAATTGGCCCATTGTTATTCATTGTCGTGATGCTTTTGATGAGGTTTTTGAAGTTCTAGACCATAAGAATCAAAAAATAAATGGGGTTTTTCATTGTTTTACTGGCACTGAAAATCAGGCTCTCCATGCCATTGATTTAGGGTTGAAATTGGGTATTGGCGGAGTGGCTACCTTCAAAAATGGAAAGATTGACCAATTCTTAAACCAGATTGATATTCAAAACATTGTACTGGAAACCGATTCGCCTTACCTAGCCCCTGCGCCCGTCCGTGGGAAAAGAAACGACTCTTCCTTTTTACCTTATATTGCTGAAAAATTGGCTGAGATTTACGGTATTTCGCTTGCAGAAATTGGGCGAATTACTACGCAAAATGCTTTAGAAGCTTTTCAGATTCAGAGATAA
- the yajC gene encoding preprotein translocase subunit YajC produces MGGDGMTSILFFGLMFVVMYFFMIRPQMQRQKKEKKFQENLTKGTRVVTTSGIHGRVADIQGDIILLDTGAGKLRIERTGISQELSIARYDKDTAE; encoded by the coding sequence ATGGGAGGAGATGGAATGACATCAATTTTGTTCTTTGGGTTAATGTTTGTCGTGATGTATTTCTTCATGATACGCCCACAAATGCAAAGACAAAAAAAAGAAAAAAAATTTCAAGAAAATTTAACGAAAGGAACACGTGTAGTTACTACATCAGGGATTCATGGGCGTGTAGCCGACATTCAAGGTGACATCATCTTGCTAGATACTGGCGCTGGTAAACTAAGAATTGAAAGAACAGGAATCTCACAAGAGCTTTCTATTGCAAGGTATGATAAAGATACCGCAGAATAA
- a CDS encoding DUF1573 domain-containing protein yields the protein MKKVILLAIIGGMLNLACEKKQEQTTQTTQAAQPTQAVDPANAPVFTLEQENYDFGDVKANEKVTKVITFTNTGASPLQIKDAKASCGCTVPKYSDKPIAPGEKGELTVEYTAPAMNGKQMKTVILITNTANQQEEFKISANVVGGQDAPAPPAPNTNVAPPPTFN from the coding sequence ATGAAAAAAGTAATATTGCTGGCAATCATAGGCGGAATGCTAAACCTAGCTTGCGAAAAGAAACAAGAGCAAACAACACAAACAACACAAGCAGCACAGCCAACCCAAGCCGTAGACCCAGCCAATGCACCTGTTTTCACATTAGAGCAAGAAAACTACGATTTTGGAGACGTAAAAGCCAATGAAAAAGTAACAAAAGTAATTACTTTCACCAATACTGGAGCTTCACCTTTGCAAATCAAAGATGCAAAAGCCAGTTGTGGCTGCACCGTACCAAAATATAGTGATAAACCCATCGCACCAGGAGAAAAAGGAGAACTAACGGTAGAATACACCGCACCAGCAATGAATGGCAAGCAAATGAAAACAGTTATTTTAATCACAAATACGGCAAATCAACAAGAAGAGTTTAAGATCTCAGCCAATGTGGTAGGAGGTCAAGATGCGCCAGCACCACCAGCGCCAAATACTAATGTTGCACCGCCGCCAACGTTTAACTAA
- the nusB gene encoding transcription antitermination factor NusB translates to MLGRRQLRAKAMQTLYAYYRGNNNPRANEKNMMNGIYEIQDLYHLMLNLLLAVKYEAEASIQKGLEKNLPSAEEANPNYRFVNNPIFKVLESNPELNEFREKHGELSWAIESSYPSKIFKALKNSEEYKKYQSAENVSFNQHRRFIIRLYKDFIAPSEEIYSYIEDKKINWAEDLAIANTMVLNTIQSFIAKSDENTKLLKLLLDESHLEFTKELVRESIAHEVELNEIIKNNASNWEIDRIALIDKILMQMALAEFLYFPNIPPKVTINEYIEIAKDFSTENSAIFINGILDKSLKDLTEKDKVRKSARGLM, encoded by the coding sequence ATGTTAGGAAGAAGACAGTTACGTGCTAAAGCTATGCAGACTTTGTATGCTTACTACCGAGGCAATAACAACCCGCGAGCAAACGAGAAAAATATGATGAATGGAATTTATGAAATCCAAGATTTATATCATCTCATGTTAAATTTGCTATTGGCAGTAAAATACGAGGCAGAGGCTAGTATTCAAAAAGGCTTAGAAAAAAATCTCCCCTCGGCAGAAGAAGCTAATCCCAACTATCGTTTTGTCAACAATCCTATATTCAAAGTTTTAGAATCCAACCCAGAGCTAAATGAATTTAGAGAAAAACACGGAGAACTAAGCTGGGCAATAGAAAGTTCTTACCCGTCTAAAATTTTTAAAGCCTTAAAAAATTCAGAAGAATATAAAAAATATCAATCCGCAGAGAACGTTTCATTCAATCAGCATCGCCGCTTCATCATCCGTTTATACAAAGATTTCATAGCACCGAGCGAAGAGATTTATAGTTACATCGAAGACAAAAAAATCAACTGGGCAGAAGATTTAGCAATAGCCAATACAATGGTACTAAACACGATACAATCTTTTATTGCAAAAAGTGACGAGAATACCAAACTACTGAAGTTACTTTTAGACGAATCTCACTTAGAATTCACCAAAGAACTAGTAAGAGAAAGTATCGCCCATGAGGTAGAGTTAAATGAAATTATAAAAAATAATGCAAGCAATTGGGAGATTGACCGCATTGCGCTGATTGATAAAATTTTGATGCAAATGGCATTGGCAGAATTTCTCTATTTCCCGAATATTCCACCAAAGGTTACAATCAATGAATACATAGAAATAGCAAAAGATTTTTCGACAGAAAACAGTGCGATTTTCATCAACGGAATTTTAGACAAATCATTAAAAGATTTAACCGAAAAAGACAAAGTTCGTAAAAGTGCCCGAGGTTTGATGTAA